The following proteins are encoded in a genomic region of Micrococcaceae bacterium Sec5.8:
- the sfnG gene encoding dimethyl sulfone monooxygenase SfnG has protein sequence MTDISNVARLSEPLKFAYWVPNVSGGLVVSTIEQRTGWDFDYNKKLARIAENSGFEYALTQTRYAASYGADKQHEATSFSLALLAATERLKVISAVHPGMWHPGVLAKFIITADHISNGRAAVNIVSGWLKAEFENFGLEWLEHDERYVRTEEFIRVLRGLWTEQDYSQAGKYYNIADFTLQPAPVDVPGRAHPEIFFGGNSTAAQATAGRVADWYFSNGKDLEGFKENIAGVVAAAAETRRGTESALAAPLSAPRFGLNGFVIARDSEKEARDTLREIVAKAHKPAVEGFRAAVQEAGASTKDGKGMWADSSFEDLIQYNDGFKTQLIGTPEQIAERIVEYKKIGVNLFLTAYLHFQEEVAAFGQDVLPIVRELEAGLARKHGTELDLSGIPATTIKVDA, from the coding sequence ATGACAGACATCAGCAACGTCGCCCGTCTTTCCGAACCGCTCAAGTTCGCCTACTGGGTCCCGAATGTCTCCGGCGGCCTGGTGGTCTCCACCATCGAACAGCGCACCGGTTGGGACTTCGACTACAACAAGAAACTGGCGCGGATCGCGGAGAACTCCGGCTTCGAGTACGCCTTGACCCAGACCCGGTACGCCGCCTCCTACGGCGCCGACAAGCAGCACGAGGCCACCTCGTTCAGCCTCGCGCTGCTCGCCGCCACGGAGCGGCTCAAGGTGATCTCCGCCGTCCACCCGGGCATGTGGCACCCCGGTGTGCTGGCGAAATTCATCATCACCGCGGACCACATTTCCAACGGCCGCGCCGCCGTGAACATCGTCTCCGGCTGGCTCAAAGCAGAATTCGAGAACTTCGGCCTCGAGTGGCTCGAGCACGACGAACGCTACGTCCGCACCGAGGAGTTCATTCGGGTCCTCCGCGGGCTGTGGACCGAGCAGGACTACAGCCAGGCCGGCAAGTACTACAACATCGCCGATTTCACCCTGCAGCCGGCACCGGTGGACGTGCCGGGCCGGGCGCACCCGGAAATCTTCTTCGGCGGCAACTCCACCGCCGCGCAGGCCACCGCCGGCCGGGTGGCGGACTGGTACTTCTCCAACGGCAAGGACCTGGAGGGTTTCAAGGAGAACATCGCCGGCGTTGTCGCCGCTGCCGCAGAGACCAGGCGCGGCACCGAAAGCGCCCTCGCTGCCCCTTTATCCGCTCCGAGGTTTGGCCTGAACGGCTTCGTGATCGCCCGCGATTCCGAAAAGGAAGCCCGCGACACCCTCCGCGAGATCGTCGCGAAGGCGCACAAGCCCGCCGTCGAGGGGTTCCGCGCCGCGGTCCAGGAAGCCGGGGCGTCCACGAAGGACGGCAAGGGCATGTGGGCCGACTCAAGCTTCGAGGATCTGATCCAGTACAACGACGGGTTTAAAACCCAGCTGATCGGCACGCCGGAGCAAATCGCCGAACGGATCGTGGAGTATAAGAAAATCGGCGTGAACCTGTTCCTCACCGCCTACCTGCATTTCCAGGAGGAGGTCGCGGCGTTCGGCCAGGACGTTTTGCCGATCGTCCGCGAACTCGAAGCCGGTCTGGCCCGCAAGCACGGCACGGAACTGGACCTGTCCGGGATTCCGGCCACGACGATTAAGGTGGACGCATAA
- the acs gene encoding acetate--CoA ligase → MGGETVGVTTETAPANLPVTEAGRIAFWEAAALRLDWADSPGQDKPWHTTHRRVPADVDAGIGPDITWFEGGRLNVAYNCVDRHVAAGRGDRVALHFEGEPGDRRSITYADLQREVSRAANALLGLGVTQGDRVVIYLPVIPETVIVTLAVARIGAIHSLVFGGFSAEALKFRVEDTGAKLLVTTDGQFRRGVAVPVKDNADAAVAGNNAIEHVLVVNRTTARENMDTVPMTAGRDVWWHDAVGQASDVHAPEAFDAETPLFIMYTSGTTGKPKGLVHTSGGYLTQASWSFEHLFSNPDPALRDQDVHWCTADLAWVTAHTYELYGPLSNGATQVIFEGTPNTPHPGRHFEIIERYGVTQYYTAPTLVRSLMGWFPDGIPDSYDLSSIRLLGTVGEAVNPEAWHWFRKHLGAGTVPVVDTWWQSETGATILSPAPTNTEFKPGCAARPLPGVSARIVDDAGNTVPPGVQGFLVVDAAGPAIARTVWGNPQRYFDSYWRQYAERGWFLAGDGAKYDADGDIWILGRVDDTLNVSGHLLSTIEIESALVSHPDVVEAGVCPVADPKTGHAIVAFVVPTRPLPSQVPTGVAPRAGNPAGVGPNSLAEELRNHVAKAIGPIAKPRDVVVVPDVPKTRSGKIMRRLLTQLFEGTTLGDTTSLQNEPSIAGIQTVLRERSDTPDTPRK, encoded by the coding sequence ATGGGCGGTGAAACGGTGGGCGTAACCACTGAAACGGCCCCGGCCAATCTCCCGGTCACTGAGGCCGGGCGCATCGCCTTCTGGGAAGCTGCGGCTCTCCGGCTCGACTGGGCAGACTCCCCGGGGCAGGACAAGCCGTGGCACACCACGCACCGCCGCGTCCCGGCCGACGTCGACGCCGGGATCGGCCCGGACATCACCTGGTTCGAGGGCGGCAGGCTCAACGTCGCGTACAACTGCGTCGACCGCCATGTAGCGGCGGGACGCGGGGACAGGGTGGCCCTGCACTTCGAGGGCGAGCCCGGTGACCGCCGGAGCATCACCTACGCGGACCTGCAGCGTGAGGTCTCCCGGGCGGCCAACGCCCTCCTGGGCCTCGGCGTCACCCAAGGCGACCGGGTGGTCATCTACCTTCCGGTGATTCCGGAAACGGTGATCGTCACCCTGGCCGTGGCCCGGATTGGTGCCATCCACTCCCTCGTCTTCGGCGGCTTCTCTGCGGAGGCGCTTAAGTTCCGGGTGGAGGATACGGGCGCCAAGCTGCTCGTCACCACCGACGGCCAGTTCCGCCGCGGCGTTGCCGTGCCGGTCAAGGACAACGCGGACGCGGCCGTCGCCGGGAACAACGCAATCGAGCATGTCCTGGTGGTCAACCGCACCACCGCACGGGAAAACATGGACACCGTCCCGATGACCGCGGGCCGCGACGTATGGTGGCATGACGCCGTCGGGCAGGCCTCGGACGTCCACGCGCCGGAAGCGTTCGACGCCGAGACCCCGCTGTTCATCATGTACACCTCCGGCACCACGGGAAAGCCAAAGGGCCTGGTCCACACCTCCGGCGGCTACCTCACGCAGGCGTCCTGGAGCTTCGAGCACCTCTTCAGCAACCCGGACCCGGCCCTCCGCGACCAGGATGTCCACTGGTGCACGGCGGACCTCGCCTGGGTCACCGCCCACACCTACGAGCTGTACGGCCCGCTCTCCAACGGCGCCACCCAGGTGATCTTCGAGGGCACCCCCAACACCCCGCACCCTGGCCGGCACTTCGAAATCATCGAACGCTACGGCGTCACCCAGTACTACACCGCGCCCACTCTGGTCCGCTCGCTGATGGGCTGGTTCCCGGACGGCATCCCGGACAGCTACGACCTGTCCTCCATCCGCCTGCTCGGCACCGTGGGTGAGGCCGTCAACCCGGAGGCATGGCACTGGTTCCGGAAGCACCTCGGGGCCGGCACCGTGCCCGTGGTGGACACCTGGTGGCAGTCCGAGACCGGCGCCACCATCCTCTCCCCCGCGCCGACGAACACCGAGTTCAAGCCCGGCTGCGCGGCCCGGCCGCTGCCCGGCGTCAGCGCCCGGATCGTGGACGACGCCGGCAATACCGTCCCGCCCGGCGTCCAGGGCTTTCTCGTGGTGGACGCGGCCGGTCCCGCCATCGCCCGGACCGTGTGGGGCAACCCGCAACGCTATTTCGACTCCTACTGGCGGCAATACGCGGAACGGGGCTGGTTCCTCGCCGGCGACGGCGCAAAGTACGACGCCGACGGCGACATCTGGATTCTCGGGCGGGTGGATGACACCCTCAACGTCTCCGGGCACCTGCTCTCCACGATCGAGATTGAATCGGCTCTCGTCTCGCACCCGGACGTGGTGGAGGCCGGCGTCTGCCCTGTCGCGGACCCGAAGACCGGCCACGCGATCGTCGCGTTCGTCGTCCCCACCCGCCCCCTCCCCTCGCAAGTCCCCACCGGCGTGGCCCCACGGGCAGGGAACCCTGCGGGCGTGGGCCCAAACTCGCTGGCCGAGGAACTCCGCAACCACGTCGCCAAGGCGATCGGCCCGATCGCGAAGCCGCGCGACGTCGTCGTCGTTCCTGATGTCCCGAAGACCCGCAGCGGCAAGATCATGCGCCGGCTGCTGACCCAGCTGTTCGAAGGAACCACGCTTGGGGACACCACCTCGCTGCAGAACGAACCGTCGATCGCCGGCATCCAGACCGTCCTGCGTGAGCGCAGTGACACACCCGATACACCCCGGAAGTAA
- a CDS encoding ABC transporter permease codes for MSHIGNPALTGTTVADGRAAAVPATPADAARPDSPATVGGGSPANGWSPAGILANGWARLLLGLIIPAAMLAAWQLSTAAGVFSVVQLPAPAMVLEAGLDLLQRGQLGQHIAISTQRVLIGFAAGAALGLVFGSLVGLSKFADALLAPTIGALRAVPSLAWVPLLILWMKIGEDSKITLILIGAFFPVFTTVSLALRHVDRNLVEAARAFGLKGVKLLTTVQLPAVVPAVFSGLRLALAQAWLFLVAAELIASSMGLGFLLTDSQNNGRTDRLLLAIVLLAVIGKTTDALLGLAEKWAVKRWA; via the coding sequence ATGAGCCACATCGGAAATCCCGCCCTCACCGGCACCACTGTTGCGGACGGGCGCGCTGCAGCCGTCCCCGCAACTCCGGCAGACGCCGCCCGGCCGGACTCCCCCGCTACGGTGGGAGGTGGCTCCCCGGCGAACGGATGGTCCCCCGCCGGGATCCTGGCCAACGGCTGGGCACGTCTGCTCCTTGGATTGATTATTCCCGCTGCGATGCTGGCCGCCTGGCAGCTCTCCACGGCGGCCGGGGTGTTCAGCGTCGTCCAGCTCCCGGCGCCGGCGATGGTTCTGGAGGCCGGACTTGACCTGCTCCAGCGCGGGCAGCTCGGCCAGCACATCGCGATCTCCACCCAGCGCGTGCTGATCGGCTTCGCTGCCGGCGCTGCCCTGGGACTGGTGTTCGGATCGCTGGTGGGACTGTCGAAATTTGCGGATGCCCTCCTCGCCCCGACCATCGGCGCCCTCCGCGCCGTCCCGTCGCTCGCGTGGGTACCGCTGCTCATCCTCTGGATGAAGATTGGCGAGGATTCCAAGATCACGCTGATCCTGATCGGCGCCTTCTTCCCCGTGTTCACCACCGTCTCCCTGGCGTTGCGGCACGTGGACCGGAACCTGGTGGAAGCGGCGCGTGCGTTTGGGCTCAAGGGTGTGAAGCTGCTGACCACGGTCCAGCTTCCGGCCGTGGTTCCGGCCGTCTTCTCCGGGCTCCGGCTGGCGCTGGCCCAGGCCTGGCTGTTCCTGGTGGCCGCGGAACTCATCGCCTCCTCCATGGGACTCGGCTTCCTGCTCACGGATTCCCAAAACAACGGACGCACGGACCGGCTCCTGCTCGCGATCGTGCTGCTGGCTGTGATTGGCAAGACCACCGATGCCCTGCTGGGCCTCGCCGAGAAATGGGCGGTGAAACGGTGGGCGTAA
- a CDS encoding aliphatic sulfonate ABC transporter substrate-binding protein has protein sequence MSFARKTTRRSVIGAVAASAALVLTGCVAGEGSGGSPAANAAVETGTLNIDFATYNPLSLVIKKKGWLEASLKDQGVTVNWVQSAGSNKANEALRSGAIDVGSTAGSAALLARANGSPIKTIDIYSQPEWAALVAKSSSGITTVADLKGKSVAATKGTDPYFFLLQSLSEAGISAKDVTVQNLQHADGRAALENGSVDAWSGLDPIMAGAEQKGAKLFYRNLSFNTYGFLNATESFLKNKPKQAQAVVNAYEKARAWAAANPDETAQILAEVAGLDLAVAKTVVLERSNLDVDPAPGEAQRTVLAKIGPTFVETGDVASQKQIDDAVASILDDSLVKKADASAIKDS, from the coding sequence ATGTCATTCGCCCGCAAAACCACCCGCCGTTCCGTGATAGGCGCCGTCGCCGCCTCCGCCGCGCTCGTCCTCACGGGCTGCGTCGCAGGCGAAGGTTCCGGCGGGTCCCCCGCGGCGAACGCCGCCGTCGAGACCGGGACGCTGAACATTGACTTCGCCACGTACAACCCGCTGAGCCTGGTCATCAAGAAGAAGGGCTGGCTTGAGGCGTCCCTCAAGGACCAGGGCGTCACCGTCAACTGGGTCCAGTCCGCCGGGTCCAACAAGGCCAATGAGGCACTGCGCTCCGGCGCGATCGACGTGGGCTCGACGGCGGGATCCGCGGCGCTGCTGGCCCGCGCCAACGGTTCCCCGATCAAGACGATCGATATCTACTCCCAGCCGGAATGGGCGGCCCTCGTGGCGAAGTCCTCCTCGGGCATCACCACCGTGGCTGATCTCAAGGGCAAGTCCGTGGCCGCAACCAAGGGCACCGACCCCTACTTCTTCCTGCTGCAATCCCTCTCGGAGGCCGGGATCTCCGCCAAGGACGTCACGGTGCAGAACCTGCAGCATGCGGACGGCCGGGCCGCGCTGGAAAACGGTTCGGTGGATGCCTGGTCCGGTCTCGACCCGATCATGGCCGGCGCGGAGCAGAAAGGCGCCAAGCTCTTCTACCGGAACCTTTCCTTCAACACCTACGGCTTCCTGAACGCCACGGAATCGTTCCTGAAGAACAAGCCGAAGCAGGCCCAGGCCGTCGTCAACGCCTACGAGAAAGCCCGCGCCTGGGCCGCGGCCAACCCGGACGAGACGGCACAAATCCTCGCCGAGGTCGCTGGCCTCGACCTCGCCGTCGCGAAGACCGTGGTGCTGGAGCGCAGCAACCTGGATGTGGACCCGGCACCGGGAGAAGCCCAGCGCACGGTCTTGGCGAAGATCGGCCCCACGTTCGTGGAGACCGGGGACGTCGCCAGCCAGAAGCAGATCGACGACGCCGTCGCCTCGATTCTTGATGACTCGCTGGTGAAGAAGGCGGACGCGTCCGCCATCAAGGATTCCTGA
- a CDS encoding ABC transporter ATP-binding protein: protein MTTFLSSSAPETLLDGAGATPHTPALPVAFRSLRRTFGTGADAHTVLRDIDFDIHAGEVLAILGTSGCGKSTLLRAAAGLDSPTTGRVDIDGTPVQGIDARCAFAFQEPRLLPWHTLQANIAIGLPPGISARDGKAKVSRLLELVGLTEFAKHRPREISGGMAQRASLARALARNPGVLLLDEPFGALDALTRINMQDLLLDIHRAEPTTVLLVTHDVDEALQLADRIIILGTGNNGVAGSPSAAPGATIVRTVAVPGGRPRDRGSVELARLRASLLATLGVDGH from the coding sequence ATGACAACTTTCCTGTCCTCCTCCGCGCCCGAGACGTTACTCGACGGCGCCGGAGCCACCCCCCACACCCCGGCCCTGCCGGTCGCTTTCCGCTCGCTGCGCCGCACCTTCGGCACCGGCGCCGATGCGCACACGGTGCTCCGCGACATTGACTTCGACATCCACGCCGGCGAAGTGCTGGCCATCCTTGGTACCTCCGGCTGCGGCAAATCCACGCTGCTCCGGGCGGCCGCCGGGCTCGACTCCCCCACCACCGGCAGGGTTGATATCGACGGCACACCCGTCCAGGGCATTGACGCGCGTTGCGCCTTCGCCTTCCAGGAACCGCGCCTCCTGCCGTGGCACACCTTGCAGGCCAACATCGCCATCGGCCTGCCTCCCGGTATCAGCGCCCGGGACGGCAAAGCCAAGGTGTCCCGGCTGCTCGAGCTTGTCGGGCTGACGGAGTTCGCCAAGCACCGCCCCCGCGAAATTTCCGGCGGCATGGCCCAGCGTGCCTCGTTGGCCCGCGCCCTGGCGCGCAACCCCGGCGTCCTGCTCCTCGATGAACCGTTCGGTGCGCTCGACGCGCTCACCCGAATCAACATGCAGGACCTCCTGTTGGACATTCACCGCGCCGAACCCACCACGGTGCTGTTGGTAACCCACGACGTCGACGAGGCCCTCCAGCTAGCCGACCGCATCATCATCCTCGGCACGGGAAACAACGGCGTCGCGGGATCACCTTCCGCAGCACCCGGCGCCACCATCGTGCGTACCGTCGCCGTCCCCGGCGGGCGCCCCCGCGACCGCGGGTCCGTGGAACTGGCCCGACTGCGCGCCTCCCTCCTGGCCACCCTCGGCGTCGACGGCCACTAG
- a CDS encoding CoA-binding protein: MAHVNDPTVLEKLMRTRARWAIVGLSTNEWRAAYDTSLFIRDRLGMEIIPVNLPGDAVHGETGYATLAAIPAEKQPVDVVDCFVNSGRVGAVVDEAIAVGAKAVWMQLGVIDEAAAARAKAAGLDVIMNACPAQEARRFGL, encoded by the coding sequence ATGGCCCACGTCAACGATCCGACAGTCCTCGAAAAGCTCATGCGCACCAGGGCGCGGTGGGCCATTGTGGGTTTGTCGACGAATGAATGGCGGGCCGCCTACGACACCTCCCTTTTCATCCGTGACCGGCTTGGGATGGAGATCATCCCGGTGAACCTGCCGGGCGATGCGGTGCATGGGGAGACCGGCTACGCCACTCTGGCCGCCATTCCGGCCGAGAAGCAGCCGGTCGACGTCGTGGACTGCTTCGTGAACTCCGGGCGGGTGGGGGCCGTGGTGGATGAGGCGATAGCTGTTGGCGCTAAAGCGGTCTGGATGCAGCTGGGAGTCATTGACGAAGCCGCGGCGGCGCGGGCAAAAGCAGCCGGTCTCGACGTCATCATGAACGCCTGCCCCGCGCAGGAGGCCAGGCGTTTCGGTCTCTAA
- a CDS encoding MmcQ/YjbR family DNA-binding protein, protein MDAAELRRICLGFPGAFEDFPFGPETSVFKVRAAVSGGGRHEAKMFALSTLQETDFSVSLKCEPALAEQLRAAHPEIAGAWHLNKRHWNGVRLDGALPDSMVRDMVEDSYDLVVASLSRLQQEQLGWARLTGGRA, encoded by the coding sequence ATGGATGCAGCAGAACTGCGGCGGATCTGCCTGGGCTTTCCCGGCGCCTTCGAGGACTTCCCCTTCGGCCCGGAGACCTCGGTCTTCAAGGTGCGGGCCGCAGTGTCCGGCGGCGGCCGGCACGAGGCGAAGATGTTTGCGCTCTCCACCCTGCAGGAGACCGACTTCTCGGTAAGTCTGAAGTGCGAACCGGCCCTGGCTGAGCAGTTGCGCGCGGCGCACCCGGAAATTGCTGGAGCGTGGCATCTGAACAAAAGACACTGGAATGGCGTCCGCCTGGATGGTGCCCTGCCCGATTCGATGGTGCGCGACATGGTTGAGGATTCCTACGACCTGGTGGTGGCGTCGCTGAGCCGGCTCCAGCAGGAGCAGCTTGGCTGGGCGCGGCTGACCGGGGGGCGGGCGTGA
- a CDS encoding DUF1990 domain-containing protein, translated as MSARIAAGQLNYVGIGSTEHGQLPAGAQSVVTRADVGEGMPAYRRVAEGILGWQLQKGAGLRVRAESDAVVPGTRVVSGFGVGPFRINAPCEVVWVRPPVQGDGPQSAGFGYGTLPGHPVRGEEAFEVSIDGQGRVLVHITAFGVPSNWFYAAGGALTKLARDHITSRYIRTAQRLAREPAPAP; from the coding sequence GTGAGCGCCCGGATCGCGGCGGGTCAGCTGAACTACGTGGGGATCGGTTCCACGGAGCATGGCCAGTTGCCCGCTGGGGCCCAAAGCGTGGTCACTCGCGCTGACGTTGGCGAAGGGATGCCCGCGTACCGGCGGGTGGCCGAGGGCATCTTGGGCTGGCAGCTGCAGAAAGGGGCAGGGCTGCGGGTTCGGGCAGAATCCGACGCCGTGGTCCCCGGCACGCGCGTGGTGAGCGGCTTCGGCGTCGGGCCGTTCCGGATCAACGCGCCGTGCGAGGTGGTCTGGGTCCGCCCCCCGGTGCAGGGGGACGGGCCCCAGTCCGCCGGTTTCGGCTATGGCACACTCCCTGGGCATCCCGTCCGGGGTGAGGAAGCATTTGAGGTTTCGATCGATGGGCAGGGCAGGGTCCTGGTCCACATCACCGCCTTTGGCGTGCCGTCCAACTGGTTTTACGCAGCCGGCGGCGCCCTGACAAAGCTGGCACGGGACCACATCACGTCCCGTTACATTAGGACTGCGCAACGACTGGCACGGGAGCCCGCCCCGGCCCCCTGA
- a CDS encoding putative quinol monooxygenase, producing MIFIVVKFKVKPDWSERWLGLVEDFTRATRQEPGNLWFDWSRSVEDPNEFVLVEAFKDDAAGDHVNSAHFQQAMADMPQALAETPRIISRQFDGDGWDRMGELTIG from the coding sequence GTGATCTTCATCGTCGTCAAATTCAAGGTCAAGCCCGATTGGTCCGAGCGTTGGCTCGGCCTCGTGGAGGACTTTACCCGGGCCACCCGCCAGGAGCCGGGCAATCTCTGGTTCGATTGGTCCCGCAGCGTGGAGGACCCGAACGAGTTCGTCCTGGTGGAAGCGTTCAAGGACGACGCCGCCGGGGACCACGTCAACAGCGCACACTTTCAGCAGGCCATGGCTGACATGCCGCAGGCCCTGGCGGAAACGCCCCGGATCATCAGCCGTCAGTTCGACGGTGACGGCTGGGACCGGATGGGCGAACTGACCATCGGCTGA
- a CDS encoding DUF503 domain-containing protein, whose product MWIGWIEFDLLLGDVHSLKEKRSVVRPVQAELKRRFDVSVAETDFHDQHRRALIGVGLVAADRAHLVEVLAAVERFMAARPEVELLSARQRELRSDD is encoded by the coding sequence ATGTGGATTGGCTGGATTGAATTCGACCTCCTCCTCGGCGACGTCCACAGCCTGAAGGAGAAGCGCTCCGTAGTGCGGCCCGTGCAGGCGGAACTGAAGCGGCGCTTCGATGTTTCCGTCGCCGAGACAGACTTCCACGACCAGCACCGGCGCGCCTTGATCGGCGTCGGACTGGTCGCGGCTGACCGCGCCCACCTGGTGGAGGTGCTGGCCGCCGTTGAGCGCTTCATGGCCGCCCGCCCCGAGGTGGAACTGCTCAGTGCCCGGCAGCGGGAGCTCCGCAGCGACGACTGA
- a CDS encoding histidine kinase → MKTSAADAIRSEARQWLRNPSTYSSRPLSPWWQAAVAVLAIWSLMTDVPGLLTEPAGSGQASVLPLISLAFLALGPLLATVRCWAGAAVTLAGAVPELDNPASHALLFLSLAVLICTFTGTKRVSGGVLALVLLWMTANAALVPFDYLFVNIAVAVSICLLYGISRAGIHSRELFERSSAEQEQARLDHAEALASGRRQITRDLHDVIAHDVTVIALQADAALSGSDPSFRHQSLEAISDAAHRALTDLRSMMRVLSPAMGGDGPPAEPSLTRSIADIVGHLRRLGYPTEVEVTGDPDTLPARVVLGVRPILRECSTNVIVHAAPGSHVRFTLESGPQSLVLNVSNEVSANGGPAGRTPRGGFGLGFMRERVERLGGHLSTGVEGGLWTVRATFPVTATGGAPDAPTAGADRTPSGRS, encoded by the coding sequence ATGAAGACGAGCGCCGCCGACGCGATCCGTTCGGAAGCGCGGCAGTGGCTGCGCAATCCGTCGACGTACAGTTCCCGGCCGTTGTCGCCCTGGTGGCAGGCCGCCGTAGCTGTTCTGGCGATCTGGTCATTAATGACGGACGTACCGGGGCTCCTGACCGAACCGGCGGGCTCCGGCCAGGCTTCAGTGTTGCCTCTCATCAGCCTCGCTTTCCTGGCTCTGGGCCCGCTGCTGGCCACGGTGCGCTGCTGGGCCGGAGCGGCGGTGACCCTTGCCGGCGCGGTGCCGGAACTCGACAACCCCGCCTCGCATGCCCTGCTGTTCCTCAGCCTCGCGGTGCTCATCTGCACCTTCACCGGGACCAAGAGGGTAAGCGGCGGGGTACTCGCACTGGTGCTTCTTTGGATGACGGCCAATGCCGCCCTGGTTCCCTTCGACTATCTGTTCGTCAACATCGCCGTGGCCGTCAGCATCTGCCTGTTATATGGGATTTCCCGGGCGGGGATCCACTCCCGGGAACTGTTCGAGCGCAGCAGCGCGGAACAGGAACAGGCGCGACTCGATCACGCCGAAGCCCTCGCGTCCGGACGCCGGCAGATCACCCGGGACTTGCACGACGTCATCGCCCACGATGTCACTGTCATTGCCCTGCAGGCGGATGCCGCGCTGTCCGGATCTGATCCGTCGTTTCGTCACCAGAGCCTTGAAGCGATCTCCGACGCGGCGCACCGGGCACTGACCGATCTTCGATCGATGATGCGGGTTCTTTCACCAGCCATGGGCGGCGACGGGCCCCCCGCGGAGCCCTCCCTTACCCGCTCCATAGCTGACATCGTGGGGCATCTGCGGCGGCTTGGATATCCCACGGAGGTAGAGGTGACCGGCGATCCTGACACTCTTCCCGCCAGGGTTGTTCTCGGGGTCCGGCCCATCCTGCGCGAATGCAGCACCAACGTCATCGTTCACGCCGCCCCGGGCTCACACGTCCGGTTCACCCTTGAGTCCGGTCCTCAGAGCCTCGTCCTGAACGTGTCCAACGAAGTGTCCGCCAACGGCGGCCCCGCCGGACGGACCCCCCGGGGTGGTTTCGGCCTGGGCTTCATGCGCGAACGCGTGGAACGCCTCGGCGGCCACCTGTCCACCGGCGTGGAGGGCGGGCTGTGGACGGTCCGGGCCACGTTCCCGGTCACCGCCACCGGCGGTGCGCCAGATGCTCCCACCGCGGGCGCAGACAGGACGCCGTCCGGGCGCTCCTGA
- a CDS encoding response regulator transcription factor has protein sequence MDDIRVLVVEDQALMSQALKVFIDAAPGMACVGIAEDGRSAVSMTARLRPDVVLMDMQLPLMDGAEATARILASDHCPAILAVTTFATDEYLVPAFRAGVQGFLVKDSRPAEIAAAVQQAHAGATVVSPQVTAALVKALVAEPLRTCHAAAPLREPLTGRESEVLALIGQGLSNRDVANALFVTEATVKAHAGRLMAKFGVENRVQLVVCALKLGVLTL, from the coding sequence GTGGATGACATCCGTGTTTTGGTAGTCGAAGATCAAGCGCTCATGAGCCAAGCTCTGAAAGTGTTTATCGATGCCGCGCCAGGCATGGCGTGCGTCGGAATAGCGGAGGACGGCAGGTCCGCCGTGTCCATGACCGCCCGGCTGCGGCCCGACGTCGTTCTGATGGACATGCAATTGCCGCTCATGGACGGGGCCGAGGCAACTGCGCGCATCCTGGCATCCGATCATTGCCCGGCGATCCTGGCGGTGACCACTTTTGCGACCGACGAATATCTGGTCCCGGCGTTCCGGGCCGGAGTCCAGGGATTTCTTGTCAAAGACTCCCGGCCGGCAGAGATCGCAGCTGCCGTGCAGCAGGCCCATGCCGGTGCCACGGTGGTCAGTCCCCAGGTCACGGCGGCGCTGGTCAAGGCGCTGGTGGCCGAACCGCTGAGAACCTGCCACGCAGCGGCCCCGCTGCGCGAACCACTCACGGGGCGGGAGTCCGAGGTTCTTGCCCTGATCGGCCAGGGTCTGAGCAACCGGGATGTGGCCAACGCCCTGTTCGTCACCGAGGCCACGGTGAAGGCACATGCTGGCCGGCTGATGGCCAAGTTTGGCGTCGAAAACCGCGTTCAGCTCGTTGTTTGCGCCCTCAAACTCGGCGTGCTCACACTTTGA
- a CDS encoding stage II sporulation protein M, whose amino-acid sequence MSSLVRSAITPTRVDAKVLAVSLTLSAVLFAAGLLIGYFSLPSFQSLGDDAPAAQSWNFGTLVLRNMGAACLLYVGAVTGGSATLITLPLVGLYVGATAKIGVVTAGGAALLTSVAWYVPFEFLGCLAAAAGGLYPLVATLRRRRTGARTWPTYTSALAGSLLLFAAGTVLILCGAAIEAFIITQFER is encoded by the coding sequence ATGAGCAGCCTCGTCCGCAGCGCTATCACCCCCACCAGGGTCGACGCCAAAGTGCTCGCAGTGTCCCTTACCTTGAGCGCGGTCCTGTTCGCGGCGGGGCTGCTCATCGGTTATTTCAGTCTTCCGTCCTTTCAATCCCTCGGCGACGACGCCCCTGCCGCCCAAAGCTGGAACTTCGGCACGCTCGTGCTGCGCAACATGGGAGCAGCGTGCCTGCTCTATGTGGGGGCCGTCACCGGGGGTTCGGCCACGCTGATTACGCTTCCGCTGGTCGGGCTGTATGTCGGGGCCACCGCCAAAATCGGGGTGGTTACTGCCGGGGGCGCGGCGTTGCTGACCTCCGTTGCCTGGTACGTCCCCTTCGAATTCCTCGGTTGCCTGGCCGCCGCGGCCGGGGGACTGTACCCGCTGGTCGCCACGCTCCGGCGCCGGCGGACCGGCGCCCGGACCTGGCCGACGTACACCTCTGCGCTCGCAGGGTCGTTGCTCCTGTTCGCGGCCGGGACGGTCCTGATCCTTTGTGGCGCCGCCATCGAGGCATTTATCATTACGCAATTCGAAAGGTGA